One genomic segment of Acidobacteriota bacterium includes these proteins:
- a CDS encoding GTP-binding protein, whose protein sequence is MAKEKFDRSKPHVNVGTIGHIDHGKTTLTA, encoded by the coding sequence ATGGCAAAGGAAAAATTTGACCGATCGAAACCGCATGTGAACGTGGGAACGATAGGACACATCGACCACGGAAAGACGACACTGACGGCGG